The following nucleotide sequence is from Nitrospira sp..
AGTCACGAAACAGGCGATTCCCGAATTGATACCCGCCGTTGCAGCGGACCGTGGTCGACGGAGTGACGGTGTTGGTTTCAAGCGCCGCCGCGGCCATGACCACCTTGAAGGTCGAACCCGGCGGATATTGCCCCTGCGTCGCGCGATTGTTCAACGGACGCCCTTCATTCTGCACGATTTCAACCCACTGTTTGTTGGACAGTTCCTTCGACAGGACATTCGGATCAAACCCCGGCCGGCTCGCCATCGCCAAAATATCGCCGTTCGTAGGATCCAGCGCGACGATGGCACCGGATTCCTCTCCAAGAAGGTCTTCGGCAATTTTTTGCAGGCGGATATCCAGCGTCAGATACAGGTCATCGCCGGCGATCGGTTTCTCCGAAACCACCGCGCGTTTTTCATGGCCCAATGCGTCTACCTCGACACTTTTCTGCCCCGATCGCCCTCGTACCCGGCGATCGAAGGCCTTTTCGACGCCGTATTGCCCAACGATGCTTCCTTGGTGCAGATCCGAGAAGTCCGGCTTCTCAAGCTGATCCGCAGACACTTCTCCGACGTACCCCAGCACATGCGAAGCCACCGCCCCTCCGGGGTAATTCCGCTGGGACTCGACCTGGATCATGACACCGGGTAAATCCAGACGGTGAGATTCGATCAACGTCGCCTCCCTCAGCGTCAATCGATCCTTGATCTTACGAGGTTGCAGCTTCCCCCCCTTGCCGGTCGACAGCTTTTTCTGAATCAGCTCCGAGTCTAAATTCAGGAGGGAGGCTAACTGAGCCACCAACCCTGGACGGTCTTTGACGTCCTCCAACGTGACGTATAACGCAAAGCTCGGCACGTTGTTGGCCAACAGCACGCCGTTACGGTCGAAAATTAATCCGCGGGCCGGTTCCAATACCACCGATCGGGTTCGGTTGTTTTCTGAGAGGTCTCGATAATAGGGCCCCTCGCGGATCTGCAGATGCCAGAGACGGAGGGCGAGCAGGGCCATGACCAGCAACAGCCCCACGCGGAGGATGACCAGCCGACGTTGAAGGTCTAGGAGATCGGAATCGTTGAATCCTATCGATGCCATATCCTCAGTTCACGCCCCGGTAGGCGGTGTTCCGTGATCAGAGCGCTCCATCCGTGACCATGCGATCATCCGACCACTGCTGCCGGAACAGGAGATACAAAAGAACACCGATTCCCGCATCGAACGCGGCCTGCAGCACGATCGTCGACCGCACTCCGATCCAGAGTTCCTCCGGGCTGGAAGGTGCTAGGGAAGAGAGAAACACAGCGCTGGAGAGACAGGAGAGCACCGCCAATCCCACGGCCAAGACCGCAGGAGTCAAATGGGCCATGTGACGCCCGGCCAGACCGGCGAGAAAACCTGCGCCCCCCTTCGTCACGACGTTGACCCAAAGGTCCCCAGCCGAAAACATGTCTTGCGAATAGCCCAAGAGCAACCCGAGCAGCAGCCCGTCAAGCTCTCCACCGAGAAAGCCGACGAGGCAGGCCGCCACCAACCCGAGATCGGGGCGGACGCCGAAGAAGCTCACGTAATGCAGCAGCGTTGCCTGGATCGGCGCAATGACCACCACGAGCCCCGCATACAAGAAAAGCTTCACGACTTTTTGCGGTCTCCTTGAATCTCCTGCAGAAGTTTTTGCGCAGCCTCGGCATTCTCATAAGGTGCGGTAATGATGAGCACCTCTTCCACTTTTGACAGGTCAACCTCGGGCTCCAATTCGGCTGTTTGGAACAGATCTCCTTCCGACTTTTCCACCTGCATCAGCGTCCCAACCATCAACCCTCGTGGAAACACGCCGGTCAGCCCCGACGTCACCACGTGATCACCGGCCTGGACTCTCGACAAGAGCGGAATGTACTTCAGCCGCGCGCGTCCATGGCTGGTCCCTTCGACGATGCCTTCATCGCGTGTCCGCTGCACCAGCCCGGCGACGGCATTGTTGGGATCGGTGACAAGGAGAACGACCGATGACCTCGCGTTGGTCTTGACGATCCGTCCCACGACTCCGGCTGGGGTCACCACCCCCATCTCCGGGCGTATCCCGTCACTCTCTCCCTTGTCGAGAATCATCCCTCGGTACCAGTTGGTCGCATCCCGCCCAATCACTCGGGCGGCTACCGTCTGCGAGGACAATTGCTGTTTGAAGGCCAGTAACGTCTCATACCGTTGGGTAGCCGATAGAGATTCCCGCAATTGAGTGTTCTGCCCCTTGAGTAATTCGACCTCCCGGCGAAGTTGCCGATTTTCCTCACGCATGCCCTGGAGGGCGACATACCCATCCCAGGTTTCGGACAGGCCGTGATCGACGGAAGAGAAAATGGACAAAGGGAAAGTCAATACCTGGCCGAGCGGCCCACCCACGTATTGCAGCACTCGTTGACTTTGGCTAGGAAGGAGAAGCAGCGTCGCGAGCAAGACGGCGAACAAAACGATGGCAAGACGTCTGGTGCCGTATGTTGAGCGTGATAGTGCCATCCCCACTCAGGGTGGAACTCATCGAGCCGTGCTGCACTGCGACATGACCGACACCTTGCGAAGGAGGTCCAACTCGTCCAGAATCTTTCCGACCCCCAACACGACCGACGTCAACGGGTCGTCGACCGTAATGATCGGAAGATTCGTTTCCTCACGGAACCGAGTATCCATCCCTTTCAACAAAGACCCGCCGCCTGTCAGCACAATTCCGCGATCGATGATGTCTCCAGCCAATTCAGGGGGCGTATTTTCCAACGCCACCTTGATGGCATTCACGATCGTTCCGATAGGTTCCTGCAGCGCTTCCCTGACCTCAGCATCGTCCACCACCAAGGTGCGAGGAATGCCAGAGATCAGATCGCGCCCTTTGATCATCATCGTCTTCCGCTCCTCGAAGGGATAGGCCGATCCGATCTCGAACTTGATTCGCTCAGCCATATGTTCGCCGATGAGGAGGTTATATTTCTTCTTGATGTAGTTCATGATGGCATCGTCCATGCGATCACCGGCCACCTTGACCGATTCGCTGTATACGATGCCGCCGAGCGAGATGACGGCAATATCCGTCGTGCCGCCGCCGATATCCACCACCATGTTCCCGGACGGTTCCGTGATCGGTAGACCGGCACCGATGGCAGCCGCCACCGGCTCCTCAATAAGGTAGACCTCCCGCGCACCGGCCAGTTCAGCCGAATCACGCACCGCACGCTGTTCGACTTGCGTAATACGCGAGGGGACCCCGATGATGATCCGGGGTCGCACGAACGCCGTCCGATTGTGCGCCTTCTGAATGAAGTGACTCAGCATGGCCTCCGCCTTCTCGAAATCGGCAATAACGCCTTCCTTCATCGGGCGTACGGCCACAATGTTGCCGGGTGTCCGGCCGAGCATCCGTTTCGCGTCTGTGCCGACCGCCATGACGCGCTCGGTTTTTTTCTCGACAGCCACGACAGAGGGCTCGTTCAGCACGATCCCTTTTCCATGGACATACACGAGGGTTGTCGCCGTCCCCAAGTCGATCGCCAGATCGTTGGAGAACCACCCGAACATGTCGCTCATGAAGCTCACTAGGACTCTCCCTTCAGGCGTTGTACGCAGGTATCCACGTCCCGCATCCCTCAGTCCCAAACTTCCAATTGCCCGCTTTCGAGCACCTGGGTTTTCGCGATCTCGTCGCCCAGTCGCAGTCCCCGCTCGTTGCCGATCACCAGAAGCGCCTCAAGTGTGAGAACCGCTCCCCATCCGATCCAGCCGATATAAGGAATCTCCAGTACCAATTGGGCAAGTCCACAAGGTAGGTTGCGGATGATCGACTCTCGAAATCCGGCCGGATCGCGTGTGCGTGGCACGATGGTCTGCAGCCCGATCAGCCGCTTGCCGACGCTCCGGCCGCCTCCGAATCCATCGGCTAACAACAGATACGCAAGACCAGCAAGAACACCAATGGGCGGGACCAATCGACTCGCCGCAGCGACAATCAAAAAGTCTATTCCCTTGGCAATGACTCGGTTCAGCACCTGGGCCTTCGGATAGATGCCCAGTTCCATCGGGCTGCGCCTGGCTTCCTCCGCCGCCAATGGAGTCTCCCCAATTGATCGTCACTATAACAAATCTGTCCGGCGCGCACAAACAAAGTCGTAATCTGTTCGGCCTTGTCCGCAACAAACGTTCGCCCCTTGCCTTTGTCGTCATCGCCTGAGTAGAATCCGCGAAACCGGGCCGACAAGAGGCAAGATCCAGATGATTAAACTGCTCCGTGAGGCTGCTCACGACTATCCGTGGTTCCTTAAATCCATCATGGGCGTGCTCGCGCTTGCCTTCATCATCACCATGGGGTGGTGGGGATTCGGAGAGCAGGGGGGCAACGTCATCGCCTCCGTCGGAGACCAGACGATCCCGCTGGATGAGTTTCGCCGTGCCTACGAGAATACCTACCGGTTCTACAAGGATAGAGGACAAAACGAGATCAAGGACGAGCAGCTCAAGCAGTTCGTTTTGGATCAACTCATCGAAAACCGCATGTGGCTGCAGGTGGCAAAAGAGATGGGCCTGACGGTCTCCGATGAGGACTTGCGGAAAGCGATCATGCAGCGCACCGAGTTTCAGCGCAACGGGAGTTTCGACCCCGATGCCTATCGCAGGCTGCTGGCCGCAAACCGGTTGACGCCCTCCTCGTTCGAGGCAATGGAAGCCAAGGACATTCTCACGAACAAAGCCCGCCTAGTCATCATGGATGCAGTGGCCCTGACACCCGCCGAGGCCTCGGAAGCGCAAGCCCTGGTGGCGCGAGAAGCCGCCACCGATCCTGCCAAGACCGAGGCCGCCAAGGAACGCATTTTCCAGAGCTTCCTCTTCCAAAAGCAACAGCGCGCCCTGATGGCCTATGCGGAATCGCTTAAGACCAAGGTGCCCATCAAGGTCCACAAAGAGTTGATGTAGTGTCGGCCCATCCCGTCCCGATCAACATCGCATCTCCATAACTATAGAACCGGTACCGTTGCGAGACCGCCTCGGCATAGGCGGCACGCAACCGTTCCACGCCGACGAACGCCGACACCAACATCAACAGCGTGGTGCGAGGCAGATGAAAGTTCGTCACCAGCGCATCGACGACCCGAAATTCGTAGCCGGGCGTGATGAACAATTCGGCCGCCCCTTGAAACGCCTCCAGCCCCCGCTCGCCCAGAGCCGCCGTTTCCAGGGCGCGGACCACCGTGGTACCCACGGCCACCACACGATTCCCCCGTTCGCGCGCGAGCCTGATTTGCTCCACGGTGCGAATCGGCACATCCACCCGCTCAGCGAGCATGCGATGCTCTTCAATGCGCTCGCTCTGGACACCTCGAAAGGTACCAGGCCCGACATGTAGGGTCACCTGCGCCAGTTCGATTCCCTGTCCCCTCAACGTTTGTACCAACTCGCGAGTGAAATGGAGCCCGGCCGTTGGAGCTGCTATTGCCCCTTCATTGCGGGCAAAGACGGTCTGATACCACTGGAGGTCGTCCTGAGTCGGCATACGCTTGATATAAGGCGGCAGCGGCATGGTTCCGATGGCCTGCATAAGGTCGTAAGCACGGGCCCCTTCGTTCAGCCGCAACGTGGTTCTCGCATGGCTCCGTTCCACGATCGTCCCGCAATCACTATTGGAAAACGTGAGTACGGTGCCTGGTTTCCAACGGCCTTTAATCAGAATCTCCCACAGCCCTCCCCCTAGATCCGCCACGAACAGCAGGTCGCAGAACTTGCCGTTCGCACCTGCCCGAACCGGCACTCGTGCCTGCATCACTTTTGTGTCGTTCACTACGAGAAGATCGCCCCGTCGCAGCAACAGCGAAAGATCCGCGACATGTCGGTGCAGACGTGCACCCGTGCTCCGCTCCATCACCAACAACCGCGCTCGATCGCGCGGCGTGACGGGATGGTCGGCGACCAAGGTGGGATCGAAGGGAAAGTCGAACTCGCTCAGCAACATCACGGAGCCGGAAGCGTCGGCGGAGCCAGCACCTGCGTGGATGCGACCTGGTGCAGTTCCGTACCGGGATAATAATACTGCAAGATGCTGTCGTACGAATACCCAAGTTCGGCGAGTTCTTTCGCCCCCCATTGGCAGAGACCCACCGCATGCCCGGCGCCGTAGCCGGTAAAGACCACCTCGGCGCCCATCGACTCGACTTCAAACTGAGTGCTGGGAATGACCGTATAGCCGACCGCCTTGCGCAAATCTTCCCCACGCAGCACTGTCTCTCCATTCGAGTGCAGAATCCTCAAACGAGCCACTCGCCCGGCCCGGCTATACAGAATGGGCGTGATGGTCGCAACCGTGCCGATGGAAAATCCCTGACGACGGAGGCTCTGTTCAAGCTGCTCAACCTTGACGTTGGCTTTCCATTGGTAGTAGGGCGAGTCGAGATCGAAGGGGCACTCCACCCCCTTGAGATAGGGCAAATCCTTGTTAGCCCAGACGTTCACGGCATCTTCGGTCGGCCCGGCAGCCGTCGATGAAAAGGCGGCATAGATAGGTGCCCGTTGGTAGGTGACAACGATGCCTCGAGTGGATTCCACGGCTTCTTCGACACGGCGGTCCACGCCGGAACGCCCACGGTAGACCTGGTCTTGCGTCGTCGCGACGACATCGTACTCCCGTCCGCCGCTCAGCATCTTGTTATAGAGGGCATAGGTTCTGGCCGCGACCGCCTGCACCTTTAACATCTCCGGATGCCAGGCCGAGTTCACCTCGGAAGGCACCACTCCCTTCACATACTCTTCCAAATCGAGCTGGTTGACGACGGACAACAGCCGCCCCTTATGCAGAATGCGCAGGGCTCCGCTGACCGACAGCTCGGCCCCTTGTGCCGAACCGGTGAAGCCGCCGTTTCCGCTCCGCTGCCCTTCTTCCTTACTCATCTTCAACGAGAGCTGGCTCATGACGGGTCGGATAAGAATGTATCCGCCCGACAGGTGGCGCCCGTTGACCTCCAATCCTTCCTTACGCGCCGACACCTGCAGGGGCGGGTGCAGCACTTTCGTGTCTCCGGTTTCGGTGATCACAGCCACATCGCCCTCTGAGCGCACCGTCAAGAGCGCGACATCCTGTCCTACCAGAACACGAATGGATTCGGCGCGGGCGGGATCGGCAGCAGCGACAACCCCGAGCACCAAGGCAGAGCCAGCCAACACACCTGTCATGACGGATCGAATCAGCGCCGAAACAGCCATGAGAGGATGGAAAACAGAAAACTCAACAAGATACTGAGTATGAGACTGGTTGCAAGTGGAATGTAGACGCTGAATTGGTCCCGTTTGAACGAGAGATCACCGGGCAACTTCCCGAACCAACCGAGCAACGAACCGAGGCCCACCCACTTATCCGCAAGGGTGAGCAACACCCCGACGGCTGCCAAGGCCAAGCCCAAGACCACGAACCATCGGCCGACATCGCTCCACATGGACATGGTTCATTGTATCAAACATTCGGCGATCTGAATCGCGTTCAGAGCGGCGCCCTTCCGAAGGTTGTCGCTGACCACCCACAGGTTCAACCCGTTGGTGATCGACTCGTCTTCCCGCACACGGCCGACGTATACCTCATCTTTGCCTGACACGTCGAAGGGCATGGGGTACAACTTCTTCAGCGGATCATCGTACACGATGACACCTGGCATCTCCGCCAAGGCGGCTCGCGCATCGTTCGCTTTGAGCGGCCGCTCCAGTTCGACGTTAATCGCCTCGGAATGACATCGGAGCACCGGCACACGCACGGTGGTCGCCGTCACCCTCAAGGAGGGCAGGTCCAAGATTTTTCTGGTCTCGCGGACGATCTTGACCTCTTCAGAACAGTCGCCCCCCTCACCGAATGAGCCGATTTGAGGCAGCAGGTTGAAGGCGATCTGATAGGGATAGACCTGAACCTTGACGTCTTGAAAGGAGATCAGAGCCTTCGTCTGATCGATCAGTTCGTCCATGGCCGCCGCTCCGGTACCGGAGACGGACTGAAAGGTCGTGACGACCACGCGCTTGAGTCCTGCCGCATCCGCCAACGGCTTGAGCGCCATGACCAGCGGAGTCGTCGTGCAGTTGGGAATCGCAACAATCCCCCGTTTCATGGTACCTAACGCCGCCGCGTTCACCTCGGGCACCACCAAGGGCACATCGGGATCCATGCGGAAGACCCCGCTGTCGTCGATCACCGCAATGCCGGCCGCTCCCAGCCGAACTCCATACTCCCGGCTGATTGCATCGGTTGCAGAGATGAACGCGATGTCCACTCCGTCGAACGACGAAGACTCCGTCAATTCCTCAACCTTGTACTCCTTCTCTTGGCACGTCAGCACTTCCCCCGCCGAGCGCTTCGACGCGAAGAGTCGCAGTCCTTCGATGGGGAACTTGCGTTCTTCCAGGATCTCAAGGCTTTCTTTCCCCACTGCCCCGGTTGCGCCGAGCACGGCCACCGTATAGGCCTTTTTCTTCTTCAACATGATACCGTCCTCACTCGGTTGGGCTCAGGACCCTGATGCGGTGATTGAAGGTGTCCGCAATATATACAGTCCCCCGCTCGTCCACCGCCACTCCGAATGGATAACTCAGACTGCCGGCGAGAGCATCCCCTCCATCACCACCGTACTGTGCGGCCCCGGCTCCAGTCAGACGAATGATGGTCTTAGTCCCAGAGTCCCACCGGCGGATCAAATGGCTGTCGGAGTCCGTAATATACAAAGCGCCATCACGACCGGCGGCAATCCCCGCGGGTCTGGACAGGCTGGCAGAAATCGGCTCATCCGGTCCTTGATATCGATAGATGCCGCCGTCGCCGGCCACGGTTGCAATCCGACCGGTCGAGGGATCGATGGATCGAATGCGGCTATTGAACGTATCAGCCACATACAACATGCCGTCCACGCCCACTGCCAACCCACTCGGCCCGGCCAGACTGGCCTGCACCGCCGCAATCTCGTCTCCATTGTATCCAGCCACGCCGTCGCCGGCGATGGTGCTGATGAAACCGGTCGCCAACTCCACCTTGCGCACTCGATTGTTGCTCTGATCGGCAATGTACAGGGCTCCGCCTTCCACCGCGACGCCGGTCGGCTCATTGAGGGCCGCCTGCACCGCCAGCCCACCGTCCCCCGAAAAGCGAGCCTGTCCGGTACCCGCCACTGTAGCAATGAGACCGCTTGACGCATCAACCTTCCGGACGCGATGGTGCATCGTGTCCGCGATGTATAGATTCCCCACCTCATCCACGGCGACCGCACTGGGAAAATTCAACTTTGCGCACACCGCCGGCCCACCGTCGCCCAACTCTTGCTCGACGGCCAACCGTCCGCCGGTCACATATCGCACGGTCCCGCTGAGATCAGTCACCTGCGTATACGCCTTGGTGGAATCGCCTGAGGGTTCGGCAAACGGGTCGTCGTCTGCGGAGTCCACAAGCTCCTCAGCATGTAGGGACCGGGACACCAAGGCCTTCTCCGACGAAGCACGCCCTGCGACCGTCGTGATGGTTCCCGTAATCCGATCGACTCGACGCACCAGGTGATTTTCGGAATCGGCGATGTAGAGGTTGCCGAAGCGATCGAGACAGAGGCCCTTGGGTTCATTCAACGAAGCCGAGCGGGCCGTCCCTCCGTCCCCGGCATACCCGGGTTCGCCGTTGCCGGCCACCGTCTCAATCGTCAGAGGGTGCACTGCATGAGTCATGGCGGTCTAGGACTCGAGACTACGCACGATGGCATCACCCATCTCGGCAGTGCTCACTAACTTCATGCCGTCCGCATGGATGTCCTTCGTCCGAATTCCCTGATCCAAGGTCTTGACGATCGCCTGCTCGATGGCTTCGGCTTCTTTCTCCAACTGGAACGCATAGGACAGCATCATCGCCGCGGAGGCGATGGTGGCGATCGGATTGGCGATATTTTTCCCGGCAATGTCCGGCGCGCTTCCGTGAATCGGCTCGAAGAGGCCGACCTTCGCCCCCAGACTGGCGGAGGGTAACATACCGATGGAGCCCGTGAGCATCGCCGCTTCGTCACTGAGGATGTCGCCGAAGATGTTATTACACAACAATACGTCGAACTGCTTCGGGTTACGGACGAGCTGCATGGCACAGTTGTCGACATAAATGTGACTCAAGGCCACGTCAGTATAGTCTTTCTGCACCTCGGTCACGACTTTCCGCCAGAGTTCGGAGGACTCGAGCACGTTGGCCTTGTCGACCGATGTCACTTTCTTCCGCCGCTTGCGCGCCGCTTCGAAGGCCACTACCGCGATCCGCCGGATCTCATCCGTCGTATACACCTCGGTGTTGAACCCGCGCTCTCCGCCGTTCGGCAGTTTTTCGATTCCCTTGGGTTTGCCGAAGTAAATGCCGCCCGTCAATTCACGGATCACGAGCATGTCGATCCCCTCGATGACCTCGCGGCGCAACGTGGAGGCATCGGCCAGCATCGGATACAACTTGGCAGGCCGCAAGTTGGCATAGAGTCCCAGTTGCTCGCGGAGCCCCAGAAGGGCCCGTTCCGGACGCAGGCTGTATTCCAAGCCTTCCCATTTCGGTCCACCCACGGCGCCCAACAACACGGCGTCACTTTGCTTGGCCAACGACAAGGTGTCCTGCGGCAACGGAACACCGACCTTATCGATGGCATGGCCACCGACATCCCCGGAGGCAAATTCGAAGTGATGCCCGAATCGTTCCGCCACGGCCTTCAATACCTTGACGGCTTCCGGCACAATCTCCCGGCCGACCCCGTCGCCCGCCAAGACTGCAATTCTCGCTTTCACCTGTATAGCTCCTCTCGACTAATCGACGATCGTCTCACAGTCCGGCGTCCAAGCCGGATCCACGAGACACAAGAATTCAATCGGGCCCGTGCCGGTGTTGACCAGTGACTGGTTTGCCCCAGGCGGCACATAGACCACCGAGCCCGGCTCTACCGCGGTCTGCTCTCCATCGATCTTCATCACCCCACGGCCAGCAATGACGTAATACACCTCCGAAAACTCCAGCCGATGTCGGAGCGACTGCCGCCCAGGATCCAGACACCCGTGGGCCATGCTATAGCCCAGCTTGAGGGGCGCCTTGTTCGGATGCAACAACTCCCGCAGCCGCGTATGGTCGCCAGCCAGGAATTCCGGACATTCTCGAAGATGGGTATGGAACATCTGTCTTCACCGCACCAGAGCAGAGGACTGTACCCCGCAGGTCAGGATCAAATCAAGCCGACCTTCTGCTCCCCTTCAGCCTGCTTCGCGGCCAAATAGGCCAACTTGTTCAGGGCATTGAGATAGGCCCGCGTAGCCGCCGTGATGATATCCGTGTCGGCGCCATGTCCGGACACCGTCCGCCCGTCTTCCTCCAGGCGCACGGAGACCTCTCCCTGTGCGTCGGTTCCGCCAGTGATGGCATTGACGCCAAACATCAGCAGCTTGCTCCTGGTTTGGGTCATGGCTGCAATCGTCCGATAGACGGCATCCACAGGACCGTCACCGGTCCCGCTTTGGGTCACCTGCTTGCCGTCGATCTCCAGTTCGACCGTGGCTTTAGGCACCATATTGGTGCCGCTTTCAACGTGGAACGACTTCAACAGCACACGCTCCGACATCTTGGCCACTTCTTCCGAGACGATCACCTCCAGGTCTTCCTCATAGATCTCTTTCTTCTGATCTGCCAACCGCTTGAAACGCTCGAAGGCATGGTTCATCTCTTCTTCGGTCAGCTTATAGCCCAATTCTTCCAACCGCTGACGGAACGCATGGCGCCCCGACAACTTGCCCATGACCAACTTGTTCTGTTCGAGCCCGATCGATTCCGGACGCATGATCTCGTAGGTGGTTTTATCCTTGAGCAACCCGTCTTGGTGAATGCCCGACGTGTGGGCGAAGGCGTTCGCGCCGACGATAGCCTTGTTCGGCTGAATGACCATGCCGGTAATCTTACTGACGAGGCGGCTGGTCTTCGAAATCTCTTCGGTGACGACCCGCGTATCGGCGCCATACCAATCCTTGCGCGTCCGCAGCCCCATCACGATCTCTTCCAGCGACGTATTGCCCGCCCGTTCGCCGATGCCGTTGATCGTGCATTCCACTTGACCGGCTCCGGCCATCACCGCCGCCAGGCTGTTGGCGACAGCAACTCCCAAGTCGTTATGGCAATGAACCGAGATGACCGCTTGGTGACTGTTCGACACGCGGTCCTTGATCCGTTTGATCAGCGCGCCGAATTCCTGCGGCACCGCATACCCCACGGTGTCGGGAATATTGACCGTCTCGGCCCCCGCAGCGATGACCGCCTCGATGACTTCACAGAGATACGTCGGATCCGATCGGCTGGCGTCCATGGGTGAGAACTCCACGTCCTCGACATAACTCCGAGCCAACTCCACCATTTCCACCGCCCGTTTCTTGGCCTCCTCACGGGTCATGCGAAACTGGTGTTTGAGATGGATATCCGACGTAGACAGGAAGGTGTGGATACGCACTTTCGGCGCCCCCTTCAGCGCCTCGTAGGCCCGGGTAATGTCTTCCGGCCTGGCTCGCGCCAGGCTACAGACCACCGGACCTTCCACTTCCTGGGCAATCCGGCGTACCGCCTCGAAATCTCCGGGTGAACTGTACGCGAATCCCGCCTCGATGATATCCACGCCGAGGCGTGCCAGTTGCTTGGCGATCATGAGTTTCTCCTCGACGTTCATACTCGCCCCCGGCGATTGTTCCCCGTCCCGCAACGTCGTATCGAATATTCTGATCATCCTGGTCATGGCTCACCTCCTCTGTCCTGCAGGTTACTCGAACAGGTTCTCCAACACGGCCTCAGACGGAAAAAACACCGGATCCTGCCAATAAAAAAGCCTCCGCCCCGAGACAGGGACGAAGGCCTTTCGGAACTTCGTGGTACCACCCTGATTCAGCAGTCGATGAAAGCGCGCTTCCATCCGACCGCCCTTGATTCTGTCCGTCACGTGGACGACTCGGAACCCACTACAACCTCTGCAGGTTTCGCAGGTCCAGCTCGGAGGCGAGTTCAGCGAATGACCGGCTGGTTCACACCACCCACCAGCTCTCTCGATTCGGTCACGATCGCCTACTACTCCTCGTCAGTGCTGTTGTCACTCTTTGGAATCCAACACGGGTACATCGGGCTTGGCCCCCTGCTTGCTGGCCCCCTTCATCACCACCGCCCATAAACGCGCGGCTGGCCCAGACAGGGCGTACCCCGCAAAGATGACGAACACCATCACCTGCGGCCAGGCGGCGATCATCATCAACGCCAGGATGCCCCACACCAGGTAGGTGAAGTGGTCGCCGCGCCGGAACTTCAGGTCTTTGAAGCTGCGGTACTTGATCGTGCTCACCATAAGGAAGGCCAGCGCGAACGTGATCACCAGAATCAGGAGCGGCTTGACCTCTGCTCCCATTTGCGTGATGTGGAGATCGAATATGACCAACGAGGCGATCACCCCTGCCGCCGCAGGGATGGCGAGACCAGTAAAATATTTACTGTCGGCCGTGCTCACGGTGGCGTTGAATCGGGCCAATCGTACAGCCCCCATGGCGACGTAAGCGAACATCACCGCGACGCCGAACATCCCCTGCCCGCTGAGCGCATAGGAATAGATCAACACCCCCGGTGCGACTCCAAACGACACCACATCCGACAGCGAATCGTACTCGATGCCGAACTGGCCCGTGCTGTTGGTCAATCGGGCCAATTTGCCGTCCAGCATGTCGAA
It contains:
- the pssA gene encoding CDP-diacylglycerol--serine O-phosphatidyltransferase, which encodes MKASGVRASFAKGNRRRQAMYLIPNLCTTGNLFCGVFAILSVFNGQHLAAAIAILGGMVFDMLDGKLARLTNSTGQFGIEYDSLSDVVSFGVAPGVLIYSYALSGQGMFGVAVMFAYVAMGAVRLARFNATVSTADSKYFTGLAIPAAAGVIASLVIFDLHITQMGAEVKPLLILVITFALAFLMVSTIKYRSFKDLKFRRGDHFTYLVWGILALMMIAAWPQVMVFVIFAGYALSGPAARLWAVVMKGASKQGAKPDVPVLDSKE